In Streptomyces sp. NBC_00448, the following are encoded in one genomic region:
- a CDS encoding carbohydrate ABC transporter permease, whose translation MMALATIGLLVFFLYPLCANVYLSFTNYDLASSPKWIGLRNYTYLFTQDPRVWHAARNTLWFVVILVPVRMVCSLGIALLLTRRKRASGFWRTLFYVPALVPPVASVVGFVFLFNPGTGPVNTLLKTFGIKGPLWFNDPSLSKPSLLLLGVWMMGDVMVIFLAALLDVPKDQYEAAELDGAGGRQKLWYITLPNISPVLLFSAVTGVIAALQYFTEAAVASSVANGKTGIDAGADQLLGYPNDSLLTYTQWMYVQGFSSFQLGYAAAMAVVLFVVAAAVMAVLLRKAGLFRRKGV comes from the coding sequence ATGATGGCGCTGGCCACCATCGGGCTGCTGGTCTTCTTCCTCTATCCGCTCTGCGCCAACGTCTACCTGTCCTTCACCAACTACGACCTGGCCAGCTCCCCCAAGTGGATCGGGCTGCGCAACTACACCTACCTGTTCACCCAGGACCCGCGGGTGTGGCACGCCGCCCGCAACACCCTCTGGTTCGTGGTCATCCTCGTGCCGGTGCGGATGGTCTGCTCGCTCGGCATCGCCCTGCTGCTGACCCGGCGCAAGCGCGCCTCCGGCTTCTGGCGCACCCTGTTCTACGTGCCGGCGCTGGTGCCGCCGGTCGCGTCCGTCGTCGGCTTCGTGTTCCTCTTCAACCCCGGTACCGGGCCGGTGAACACGCTGCTGAAGACCTTCGGGATCAAGGGGCCGCTCTGGTTCAACGACCCGTCCCTGTCCAAGCCGTCGCTGCTGCTGCTCGGCGTCTGGATGATGGGCGACGTCATGGTGATCTTCCTGGCCGCGCTGCTCGACGTACCGAAGGACCAGTACGAGGCGGCGGAGCTGGACGGCGCCGGCGGCCGGCAGAAGCTCTGGTACATCACCCTGCCCAACATCTCCCCGGTGCTGCTGTTCTCGGCCGTCACCGGTGTGATCGCCGCGCTCCAGTACTTCACCGAGGCCGCCGTCGCCTCCAGCGTCGCCAACGGCAAGACCGGCATCGACGCGGGCGCCGACCAGCTCCTCGGCTATCCGAACGACTCGCTGCTCACCTACACCCAGTGGATGTACGTGCAGGGCTTCAGCAGCTTCCAACTCGGCTACGCGGCCGCCATGGCCGTCGTGCTGTTCGTCGTGGCCGCGGCCGTGATGGCGGTCCTCCTGCGCAAGGCCGGACTCTTCCGGCGGAAGGGGGTATGA
- a CDS encoding carbohydrate ABC transporter permease, with translation MSTVPVRRTLAYVAEHALLIALGLIFLVPVAFVVLTSFMGGHQTLTGALWPHPWQWSNYSTAFHTAPLLRWFGNSLLYAGASTLFMLISSVPMAYVLAKVRIRFAGAIFFAVIIAMLLPPQVTQVPIYVMWAQFRVVGTMWPLILPHLFGNAFSIFLLRQFFLSIPTEYIDAARMDGNGEWGILTRVMVPMAKPGIAAASIFMFFQCWNDYYGPLLYTSENPDLWTVSYGLASFHGSHSTDWGVIMAVTTLATLPVVLVFFLAQRTFVEGITLTGVKG, from the coding sequence ATGAGCACCGTGCCCGTCAGAAGAACACTCGCGTACGTCGCCGAGCACGCGCTACTCATCGCGCTCGGCCTGATCTTCCTCGTCCCGGTCGCCTTCGTGGTCCTCACCTCCTTCATGGGCGGACACCAGACCCTGACCGGCGCGCTGTGGCCCCATCCCTGGCAGTGGTCCAACTACTCCACCGCGTTCCACACCGCGCCCCTGCTGCGCTGGTTCGGCAACTCCCTGCTCTACGCGGGCGCCTCGACGCTCTTCATGCTGATCTCGTCGGTGCCGATGGCCTACGTGCTGGCCAAGGTGCGCATCCGCTTCGCCGGGGCGATCTTCTTCGCGGTGATCATCGCGATGCTGCTGCCGCCGCAGGTCACGCAGGTGCCGATCTACGTGATGTGGGCGCAGTTCCGGGTGGTCGGCACCATGTGGCCGCTGATCCTGCCGCACCTGTTCGGCAACGCCTTCTCCATCTTCCTGCTGCGCCAGTTCTTCCTGTCCATCCCGACCGAGTACATCGACGCGGCGCGGATGGACGGCAACGGCGAGTGGGGCATCCTCACCCGCGTCATGGTGCCGATGGCGAAGCCCGGGATCGCCGCGGCCTCGATCTTCATGTTCTTCCAGTGCTGGAACGACTACTACGGGCCGCTGCTGTACACCTCGGAGAACCCGGACCTGTGGACGGTCTCCTACGGCCTGGCCTCCTTCCACGGCTCCCACTCCACCGACTGGGGCGTGATCATGGCGGTCACCACCCTCGCCACGCTCCCGGTGGTCCTCGTCTTCTTCCTCGCCCAGCGCACCTTCGTCGAGGGCATCACGCTGACCGGCGTGAAGGGGTGA
- a CDS encoding Gfo/Idh/MocA family protein: protein MNGKTLGIGIIGSGFIAHFHVRSWQAIRGSDIVATQSRDLERARELASYAEELRVGEDVTPYDDIAALVRDERVDAVWVLTPNHTRVQVVKAICDEVVAGRASLRGIAVEKPLGRNLAEARQVAALVHEAGIPHAYLENQVYSPRLTRTRDLMWARGAERSGTPYLARCTEEHSGPHSAWFWDSEAQGGGVLNDLMCHSLEAGRFLLTPPGKDPSDWLRPVSVTATVASLRWGRDRYAAQLEQTHPGVQDYRTTPSEDYANATFTFVNGDGEPVIVEAMTSWGYVGAGMRLSFELLGPEYSMNANSLSGDANVFFSRALQQAAGEDMLEKQNAEQGLMPVIADEPAAYGYTAENTHITRAFADGRTPLESLDSGVAVTELLMAAYYAAETETVVRFPVDLSDYVPAIARRAWHPREEKGAQA from the coding sequence ATGAACGGAAAGACCCTCGGGATCGGCATCATCGGTTCCGGCTTCATCGCCCACTTCCACGTACGGTCCTGGCAGGCGATCCGCGGTTCCGACATCGTCGCGACCCAGTCCCGCGACCTGGAAAGGGCCCGCGAACTCGCCTCCTACGCGGAGGAGTTGCGCGTCGGCGAGGACGTCACGCCGTACGACGACATCGCCGCCCTGGTGCGGGACGAGCGGGTCGACGCGGTGTGGGTGCTCACCCCCAACCACACCCGGGTCCAGGTGGTCAAGGCGATCTGCGACGAGGTCGTCGCCGGGCGGGCGTCGCTGCGCGGCATCGCCGTGGAGAAGCCGCTCGGCCGCAACCTCGCCGAGGCCCGGCAGGTCGCCGCGCTGGTGCACGAAGCGGGCATCCCGCACGCCTACCTGGAGAACCAGGTCTACTCGCCGCGGCTGACCCGCACCCGCGACCTGATGTGGGCGCGCGGCGCCGAACGCTCCGGGACCCCGTACCTGGCCCGCTGCACCGAGGAGCACTCGGGCCCGCACTCCGCGTGGTTCTGGGACAGCGAGGCCCAGGGCGGCGGCGTCCTCAACGACCTGATGTGCCACTCCCTGGAGGCCGGCCGCTTCCTGCTGACCCCGCCCGGCAAGGACCCCTCGGACTGGCTGCGGCCGGTGTCGGTGACCGCCACCGTCGCCTCGCTGCGCTGGGGCCGCGACCGGTACGCGGCGCAACTGGAGCAGACCCACCCGGGGGTGCAGGACTACCGGACCACCCCGTCCGAGGACTACGCCAACGCGACGTTCACCTTCGTCAACGGCGACGGCGAGCCGGTCATCGTGGAGGCCATGACGTCCTGGGGGTATGTCGGGGCGGGCATGCGGCTGTCGTTCGAGCTGCTCGGCCCCGAGTACTCGATGAACGCCAACTCGCTGAGCGGCGACGCGAACGTGTTCTTCTCGCGGGCGCTCCAACAGGCCGCGGGCGAGGACATGCTGGAGAAGCAGAACGCCGAGCAGGGCCTGATGCCGGTGATCGCCGACGAGCCCGCCGCGTACGGCTACACCGCGGAGAACACGCACATCACCCGCGCGTTCGCCGACGGGCGCACGCCGCTGGAGTCGCTGGACAGCGGGGTCGCGGTGACCGAGCTGCTGATGGCCGCCTACTACGCGGCGGAGACCGAGACCGTGGTGCGCTTCCCCGTCGACCTGAGCGACTACGTGCCCGCGATCGCTCGGCGCGCCTGGCACCCGCGCGAGGAGAAGGGGGCGCAGGCATGA
- a CDS encoding SIS domain-containing protein — protein sequence MTAAPAGPTASNGPVYGRTYDEGRLAEVAALRETVATLPARLADGVWRPEWRRVLFAGIGASSAALASPLYALRAAGVDAWRTDCSDYPAAAGRPDVVVALSQSGRSRETADLVTRFRRAGVPTLAVTNADDSPLREAAGAALTLGAQPDSRVSTVGFVVTYAAIAMLAEVAASGSVDGAVDGRWRELPDLIEESVARNGEVLGEFAAGPLARGSADIVAAAPQLTTAEAVALLLREGPLVPSAAYGTRAYLHGPMDCASEHTSHVVVGGARELSLARQLTQKPTGVLAVTDGSAPVPAGVRPVTVPARLTAPQRALVEVCVLQELVAATAAVRGNPVDEVAFAREDTKIAALAEL from the coding sequence ATGACCGCCGCCCCGGCCGGACCCACCGCCTCGAACGGCCCCGTGTACGGCCGCACTTACGACGAAGGGCGGCTGGCCGAGGTCGCCGCGCTGCGGGAGACCGTGGCCACGCTCCCCGCGCGGCTCGCCGACGGCGTCTGGCGGCCCGAGTGGCGGCGCGTGCTGTTCGCAGGGATCGGGGCGAGTTCCGCCGCGCTGGCGTCGCCGCTGTACGCGCTGCGCGCGGCCGGGGTTGATGCCTGGCGCACGGACTGCTCGGACTACCCGGCGGCGGCCGGCCGGCCGGACGTGGTCGTCGCCCTGTCCCAGAGCGGGCGCAGCAGGGAGACCGCGGACCTGGTGACCCGGTTCCGCCGGGCGGGGGTGCCCACACTGGCCGTGACGAACGCCGACGACAGCCCGCTGCGGGAGGCCGCCGGCGCCGCCCTGACGCTCGGCGCGCAGCCGGACAGCCGGGTCTCGACCGTCGGTTTCGTCGTCACGTACGCGGCGATCGCGATGCTCGCCGAGGTCGCGGCGAGCGGCTCGGTGGACGGTGCGGTGGACGGCCGCTGGCGTGAACTCCCCGACCTGATCGAGGAGTCGGTGGCACGCAACGGGGAGGTGCTCGGCGAGTTCGCGGCAGGACCGCTCGCCCGCGGCTCGGCCGACATCGTGGCGGCGGCGCCGCAGCTCACCACGGCCGAGGCCGTCGCGCTGCTGCTGCGCGAGGGGCCGCTCGTGCCGTCGGCGGCGTACGGCACCCGGGCGTACCTGCACGGGCCGATGGACTGCGCGAGCGAGCACACCAGCCATGTGGTGGTGGGCGGCGCGCGGGAACTGTCCCTCGCCCGCCAGTTGACGCAGAAGCCCACCGGTGTGCTGGCGGTGACGGACGGCTCGGCGCCCGTCCCGGCGGGCGTGCGACCGGTGACGGTCCCGGCCCGTCTGACCGCTCCGCAGCGGGCGTTGGTGGAGGTGTGCGTGCTCCAGGAGTTGGTCGCGGCCACGGCGGCGGTGCGCGGCAACCCGGTGGACGAGGTGGCGTTCGCCCGGGAGGACACGAAGATCGCGGCGCTGGCGGAACTGTAG
- a CDS encoding MFS transporter, which produces MINRSFTLIWVSQALSDVASEMTSLALPLAVLAATRSAVDAALVATVVGIAQLLAKLPSGLIADTYNRKALMLLCDAGRAAVALLLACALATGNLTTIVAVASAATIALFSSVFGPAESGVLRQAVPLERRREAITRNIVRSNIAIAVGPPLGGLLLAVGAPMAFVADGCSYLLSLVLVTRVAYRHIPRPRAASRTGTGTGKGAGAAAASPLRSTATELTLGFGWVFRRSGLVVLVVFAAYVNLLGRSIELLAAFGVSHDGAHPVSAGLVLTAAGVGGIAGGLCAGWILKRLKPTTIVAAASVAWLLMMPCASTGDELTSAVAVGLVVFSLPSVGSLVGLTISVEAPTHLQGRVGGAVTLLAISIAWAGPGLTGFLIAGQGPLTASVVLAAPMVVPLIVLAASPRLRAAVRKIGTVAAPDPEPSSADAGDTGDGADGAPGAAPVEEDVMAHAYASADDAGGTPSPSPAAAARTRLDELPDALGPFTMLALGLGRARPLP; this is translated from the coding sequence GTGATCAACCGCAGTTTCACCCTGATCTGGGTCAGCCAGGCGCTGTCCGACGTGGCCAGCGAGATGACGTCCCTCGCGCTGCCGCTGGCCGTCCTGGCGGCGACCCGCTCCGCCGTGGACGCGGCGCTGGTCGCCACCGTCGTCGGCATCGCCCAGCTCCTGGCGAAGCTGCCCAGCGGGCTGATCGCGGACACGTACAACCGCAAGGCGCTGATGCTGCTGTGCGACGCGGGGCGGGCGGCCGTCGCGCTGCTGCTCGCGTGCGCGCTCGCCACCGGGAACCTCACCACCATCGTGGCGGTCGCCTCGGCGGCGACGATCGCGCTCTTCTCCTCGGTGTTCGGCCCGGCCGAGTCCGGGGTGCTGCGCCAGGCCGTGCCGTTGGAGCGGCGCCGGGAGGCGATCACCCGGAACATCGTGCGCAGCAACATCGCCATCGCGGTCGGTCCGCCGCTCGGCGGTCTGCTGCTCGCCGTCGGGGCGCCGATGGCGTTCGTCGCGGACGGCTGCTCGTACCTGCTGTCGCTGGTGCTGGTGACGCGCGTCGCCTACCGGCACATCCCGCGCCCCCGGGCCGCCTCGCGAACGGGAACGGGAACGGGCAAGGGCGCGGGCGCCGCGGCGGCGAGTCCGCTGCGCAGCACCGCCACCGAGCTGACGCTGGGCTTCGGCTGGGTGTTCCGCCGCAGCGGTCTGGTGGTGCTGGTCGTCTTCGCCGCGTACGTCAACCTGCTCGGCCGCTCCATCGAGTTGCTGGCCGCGTTCGGTGTCTCGCACGACGGCGCGCACCCGGTCTCGGCCGGGCTGGTGCTGACCGCGGCGGGCGTCGGCGGCATCGCCGGCGGCCTGTGCGCGGGGTGGATACTGAAGCGGCTGAAGCCGACCACGATCGTCGCCGCGGCGTCGGTCGCGTGGCTGCTGATGATGCCGTGCGCATCCACCGGCGACGAGTTGACCAGCGCGGTGGCCGTCGGCCTCGTGGTGTTCTCGCTGCCGTCGGTCGGCTCCCTGGTGGGCCTGACGATCAGCGTGGAGGCCCCGACGCATCTGCAGGGCCGGGTCGGCGGCGCGGTCACCCTGCTCGCCATCAGCATCGCGTGGGCCGGGCCCGGCCTCACCGGCTTCCTCATCGCCGGCCAGGGGCCGTTGACGGCGTCCGTGGTGCTCGCGGCGCCGATGGTGGTGCCGCTGATCGTGCTGGCGGCAAGTCCCCGGCTGCGGGCGGCCGTTCGCAAGATCGGCACCGTCGCGGCCCCGGACCCGGAACCGTCCTCCGCTGACGCGGGCGACACGGGAGACGGCGCGGACGGCGCGCCCGGCGCGGCTCCCGTCGAGGAGGACGTCATGGCGCACGCCTACGCGTCCGCCGACGACGCCGGAGGCACCCCCTCGCCGTCCCCGGCAGCCGCCGCCCGCACGCGACTTGACGAACTCCCGGACGCCCTCGGCCCGTTCACCATGCTCGCCCTCGGTCTCGGCCGGGCCCGCCCCCTGCCGTGA
- a CDS encoding class I SAM-dependent DNA methyltransferase: MTSTIPTDHAAVAYDATAPFYDLLSQGDDYTVFGNILETLIKRADPPGNRLLDAGCGTGRSTVAFAERGFDPVGVDISAGMIGVALDKYADRGIEFHVHDLRLPFTASGSYDVVLCMSDIANYLADSAHLTDALASIGSVLRPGGVLVFDANTSRGYTLMTSTHVYEYDGLYATMSGRFLTRGGDPKRFRMVMNAFRSIPGQPDTWHRERVEHLQRHHSRAEFAAALDAGGLDLVAAHGLERDGSLSDGVDEEAHTKGLYVAKRRSGA; encoded by the coding sequence GTGACCTCCACCATCCCCACCGACCACGCCGCCGTCGCCTACGACGCCACCGCCCCGTTCTACGACCTGCTGTCCCAGGGCGACGACTACACCGTCTTCGGGAACATCCTGGAGACGCTGATCAAACGCGCGGACCCGCCGGGGAACAGACTGCTGGACGCCGGTTGCGGCACCGGCCGCAGCACCGTCGCCTTCGCCGAGCGCGGCTTCGACCCGGTGGGCGTGGACATCAGCGCGGGGATGATCGGTGTCGCCCTCGACAAGTACGCGGACCGCGGCATCGAGTTCCATGTCCACGACCTGCGGCTGCCGTTCACCGCGAGCGGCAGCTACGACGTGGTGCTGTGCATGAGCGACATCGCCAACTACCTCGCCGACAGCGCCCATTTGACCGACGCGCTGGCGAGCATCGGCAGCGTGCTGCGGCCCGGCGGCGTGCTCGTCTTCGACGCCAACACCAGCCGCGGCTACACGCTGATGACGTCCACCCACGTCTACGAGTACGACGGCCTGTACGCCACCATGAGCGGGCGCTTCCTGACCCGGGGAGGCGACCCGAAGCGGTTCCGCATGGTCATGAACGCCTTCCGCAGCATCCCCGGGCAGCCGGACACCTGGCACCGGGAGCGCGTCGAGCACCTCCAACGGCACCACAGCCGCGCGGAGTTCGCCGCCGCGCTGGATGCCGGCGGGCTCGACCTGGTGGCCGCCCACGGCCTGGAGCGCGACGGCTCCCTCTCCGACGGCGTGGACGAGGAAGCGCACACCAAGGGCCTGTACGTCGCCAAGCGCCGCTCCGGCGCGTGA
- a CDS encoding glycosyltransferase, with translation MKVLLCPLSSGGFLHPATAAALELHRRGHDVTLFAAGAAGRAAAAAGIAVLPAATEREPYAFDVSRWFRDGESQYRVVRDAARALRPDVVVTSVLCPGALLAAEVLDLPVVVLGLTCHLWPYAGPAVNGDAADSDADSDAEDRRWRLAETLKHHQALRDRLGLRTPQPNDRAGQLIGRAFLLRGHPGLELPGAVLPRGVRHVGPLWWEPSSDDDPPSAGASPHSADDALADHLDRVGKPLVYVHLGRTFGGESLWRWIDAAFTGTGHQAVVELARTSTRAPAPGSDVVTVRRPRMGDLLARAEAVVSNGTSAPVLGALLHARPLLLRPNGGEQRLLGAACLRAGVAAELPVHPAPGDAVSRAVGDVRLRAAARTLGTALAQAKSATAAAQEIEEAAS, from the coding sequence GTGAAGGTCCTGCTGTGCCCGCTGAGCAGCGGCGGCTTCCTGCACCCGGCGACGGCGGCGGCCCTGGAGCTGCACCGTCGCGGGCACGACGTCACGCTGTTCGCCGCGGGCGCGGCGGGACGAGCGGCTGCCGCCGCCGGGATCGCGGTCCTGCCCGCGGCGACGGAGCGGGAGCCGTACGCCTTCGACGTGAGCCGCTGGTTCCGGGACGGCGAGTCCCAGTACCGGGTGGTGCGGGACGCGGCGCGGGCGCTGCGGCCCGATGTCGTGGTGACCTCCGTGCTGTGTCCCGGTGCGCTGCTGGCCGCCGAGGTCCTGGACCTGCCGGTGGTCGTGCTCGGCCTGACCTGCCACCTGTGGCCGTACGCGGGCCCGGCGGTGAACGGGGACGCGGCCGACTCGGACGCCGACTCGGACGCGGAGGATCGGCGTTGGCGGCTGGCCGAGACCCTCAAGCACCACCAGGCGCTGCGCGACCGGTTGGGGCTGCGCACACCGCAACCCAACGACCGCGCAGGGCAGTTGATCGGCCGGGCGTTCCTGCTGCGCGGGCACCCCGGCCTCGAACTGCCGGGAGCGGTGCTGCCGCGGGGCGTACGGCACGTCGGCCCGCTGTGGTGGGAGCCGTCCTCCGACGACGACCCACCCTCCGCCGGCGCCTCGCCGCACTCCGCCGACGACGCCCTCGCGGACCACCTGGACCGGGTCGGAAAGCCGCTGGTCTACGTCCACTTGGGGCGCACGTTCGGCGGCGAGAGCCTGTGGCGCTGGATCGACGCCGCCTTCACCGGCACCGGCCACCAGGCCGTCGTGGAGCTGGCCCGCACCAGCACGCGTGCGCCCGCGCCCGGGTCCGATGTCGTCACGGTCCGCCGGCCGCGGATGGGCGATCTGCTGGCGCGGGCCGAGGCCGTCGTCAGCAACGGGACCAGCGCTCCGGTGCTCGGCGCGCTGCTGCACGCACGGCCGTTGCTGCTGCGGCCGAACGGCGGTGAGCAGCGGCTGCTCGGCGCGGCGTGCCTGCGCGCCGGGGTCGCGGCGGAACTGCCCGTGCACCCGGCGCCCGGCGACGCGGTGAGCCGCGCGGTCGGCGACGTGCGGTTGCGCGCCGCGGCCCGCACCCTCGGGACCGCGCTGGCCCAGGCCAAGAGCGCCACGGCCGCGGCCCAGGAGATCGAGGAGGCCGCCAGCTGA
- a CDS encoding radical SAM protein, with protein MRVLEGKSGVWYLGPGSTVLMPKRFHDGGRLTAEGQAELERFGVEQPKPTARYSLTVVTSTACNLGCPYCFQNTEAARPGRFDPPRIPREVLDGPMIDKIVAFTEPRLRATGLDRLFVLLFGGEPLLNRWGCTELLTRLSRLAPLTASMVSNGVLLTPRTARRLEEAGLRSAQITLDGPRELHDSTRFTRSGRGTFDKVLDNCAAVQEATGLRLSLRLNTTAEGLPLLGGLVADLVGRIDPARCTFDIAPVLNYEGMFDPVMKRSADDVEVLLRAYADALELGFTVGWPGGSACGFCGERDGGTGAVINADGTLYSCWETIGKPGYEVGSVDDGYREYPADRWVSCGEFAVSATTAAQSRAFDDALTVGLLELLRDHRRRTAAAAATAAPTTSPAANGVGARSGPGSLAVTGS; from the coding sequence ATGAGAGTCCTCGAAGGAAAGTCCGGTGTCTGGTACCTCGGTCCCGGCTCCACCGTGCTCATGCCGAAGCGGTTCCACGACGGCGGGCGGCTGACCGCCGAAGGACAGGCCGAGTTGGAGCGGTTCGGCGTCGAGCAGCCCAAGCCGACCGCCCGCTACAGCCTCACCGTGGTCACCTCGACCGCCTGCAACCTCGGTTGCCCGTACTGCTTCCAGAACACCGAGGCCGCCCGGCCCGGCCGCTTCGACCCGCCGCGCATCCCGCGCGAGGTGCTCGACGGCCCGATGATCGACAAGATCGTGGCCTTCACCGAACCCCGCCTGCGCGCCACCGGACTCGACCGGCTGTTCGTGCTGCTGTTCGGCGGCGAGCCGCTGCTCAACCGCTGGGGGTGCACCGAACTGCTCACCCGGCTCTCCCGGTTGGCCCCGCTGACCGCCTCCATGGTCAGCAACGGCGTCCTGCTGACGCCCCGGACCGCGCGCCGGCTGGAGGAGGCCGGGCTGCGTTCGGCTCAGATCACCCTGGACGGGCCGCGCGAGCTGCACGACAGCACCCGCTTCACCCGGTCCGGACGCGGCACCTTCGACAAGGTGCTGGACAACTGCGCCGCCGTGCAGGAGGCCACCGGCCTGCGGCTGTCGCTGCGCCTCAACACCACCGCCGAGGGGCTGCCGTTGCTCGGCGGCCTCGTCGCCGACCTCGTCGGCCGGATCGACCCGGCGCGCTGCACCTTCGACATCGCCCCGGTGCTCAACTACGAGGGCATGTTCGACCCGGTGATGAAGCGCTCGGCGGACGACGTCGAGGTGCTGCTGCGCGCCTACGCGGACGCCCTGGAGCTCGGGTTCACCGTGGGCTGGCCGGGCGGCAGCGCCTGCGGCTTCTGCGGCGAACGCGACGGCGGCACCGGCGCGGTGATCAACGCCGACGGCACGCTGTACAGCTGCTGGGAGACGATCGGCAAGCCGGGATACGAAGTCGGCAGCGTGGACGACGGCTACCGGGAGTACCCGGCCGACCGGTGGGTGAGCTGCGGCGAGTTCGCGGTCAGCGCCACGACGGCCGCGCAGTCGCGGGCGTTCGACGACGCGCTGACGGTCGGCCTGCTGGAACTGCTGCGCGACCACAGGCGCCGAACCGCCGCGGCGGCGGCGACCGCCGCACCGACAACGTCCCCGGCCGCGAACGGAGTCGGCGCACGGTCCGGGCCCGGGTCCCTGGCGGTGACCGGCTCGTGA